One Polaribacter sp. SA4-12 genomic window carries:
- a CDS encoding glycoside hydrolase family 30 protein translates to MEVFGIKKRFKKSKIIGLQFLIITFVFFSCSPKSAYQDYKSEVYQTSQAGDNLKLISNDETKTTTTKIKKVTLQLLPNEEFQKYYGFGASFTESSAWNLATIPVDARKKVLTKLFSPTEGAGFTLTRTHINSSDYSNTHYTYIEEGDEDLSTFTIHEDLKGFSGDENEQVRDIKLIDPKYDLIPMILEASSIPGADFKIIASPWSPPYWMKKGETAKMTNGTLMPKYYGLWAEYLSKYITAYAEQGINIWGLTPQNEPLHAHNAQWDSNGFTPEQGRDFLKNYLGPQLVKDGHLNLEDLDSGLRVLIYDHNKSTMNNYVNATYKDPEASKYAWGTAFHWYTNSELKENNWYAKELTELQKNWPNKGMIHSESSIDIDAKDPIGQYWRESTDYAGTFVPFETYAYDIITDLNHGTQGYVEWCSILSHKGQPNPYNNFNSAPVLINPVTDEVIYTPLYYLLSHFSKFIRPNAHRIGLRSEETKGLIYTAAKNPDGSIALVVFNKNEEAYELSIALETKTFTTKIAPRAVQTIHLQSR, encoded by the coding sequence ATGGAAGTATTTGGTATCAAAAAGAGGTTTAAAAAATCAAAAATTATAGGATTACAGTTTCTAATTATAACCTTTGTATTTTTTAGCTGTTCGCCTAAAAGTGCATATCAAGATTACAAATCTGAAGTTTATCAAACATCACAAGCTGGTGACAACCTTAAATTAATATCAAATGATGAAACTAAAACAACTACCACAAAAATAAAGAAAGTCACTTTACAATTACTGCCAAATGAAGAGTTTCAAAAATATTACGGTTTTGGTGCTTCATTTACAGAATCTTCAGCGTGGAATTTAGCTACAATTCCTGTAGATGCACGTAAAAAAGTTTTAACTAAACTTTTTAGCCCAACAGAAGGAGCAGGATTTACTCTTACAAGAACTCACATTAACAGTAGCGATTATTCTAACACGCACTACACATATATTGAAGAAGGTGATGAAGATCTTTCAACTTTCACCATACATGAAGATTTAAAAGGTTTTTCTGGTGATGAAAACGAGCAAGTACGTGATATTAAATTGATAGATCCAAAATACGACCTTATTCCAATGATTTTAGAAGCATCTAGTATTCCTGGAGCAGATTTTAAAATTATCGCTTCACCTTGGAGTCCTCCATATTGGATGAAAAAAGGAGAAACTGCGAAAATGACTAACGGAACCTTAATGCCTAAATATTATGGACTTTGGGCTGAATATTTATCAAAATATATAACTGCTTATGCAGAACAAGGCATTAATATTTGGGGACTTACACCACAAAATGAACCTCTACACGCTCATAATGCACAATGGGACAGTAATGGATTTACGCCTGAGCAAGGTCGCGATTTTTTAAAAAATTATCTTGGTCCTCAACTTGTTAAAGATGGTCATCTTAATCTCGAGGATTTAGATTCAGGATTACGAGTACTGATTTATGACCACAATAAATCTACGATGAACAATTATGTAAATGCTACTTACAAAGATCCTGAAGCTTCTAAATACGCTTGGGGAACTGCTTTTCATTGGTATACAAATTCTGAACTTAAAGAAAACAATTGGTATGCTAAAGAATTAACTGAGTTACAAAAAAATTGGCCAAATAAAGGAATGATTCATTCTGAATCGAGTATAGATATTGATGCTAAAGACCCAATTGGTCAATATTGGAGAGAAAGTACAGATTACGCAGGTACTTTTGTACCTTTCGAAACGTATGCTTATGATATTATTACAGATTTAAATCACGGAACTCAAGGATATGTTGAGTGGTGTAGTATTCTAAGCCACAAAGGCCAACCAAACCCTTACAACAACTTTAATAGTGCACCAGTATTGATTAACCCAGTTACTGACGAAGTAATTTACACACCACTTTATTATTTATTAAGCCATTTTAGTAAGTTTATTCGCCCAAACGCACACAGAATTGGTTTAAGATCTGAAGAAACTAAGGGACTTATTTACACAGCTGCAAAAAACCCTGATGGTTCAATAGCTCTTGTTGTTTTTAACAAAAACGAAGAAGCTTATGAATTATCAATAGCATTAGAAACAAAGACTTTTACAACAAAAATTGCACCTAGAGCAGTTCAAACTATCCATTTACAGAGCAGGTAA
- a CDS encoding YkgJ family cysteine cluster protein, whose translation MQTTKLSTQSILPLTCSRSGSCCFGKAVMLNPWELLSFSKEKKITPREFRDLYCDFGGIRLTFNGKEDKKGQKACSQYVDNVGCSVHLGRPLACRLYPLGRQIQFDEAHYIYEGNQFPCLTDCAEVLELPKLSVGDYLKGQGANPFEKAQDEYLKVMQNIANIAFELLLDSGLAASGDTKTLAIWREMGDKTPDALTERIGKEWIDSLMIPEITDVIENPILFAQKHNDLLLLKAQEKFGSLQTLQELHEASVLIMGVALHLSRGLGADTKGISELWIETAKSHGANE comes from the coding sequence ATGCAAACAACAAAACTCAGCACTCAAAGTATATTACCACTCACCTGCTCTCGCTCTGGAAGTTGCTGTTTTGGTAAAGCAGTAATGCTAAACCCTTGGGAATTGTTAAGTTTTAGTAAAGAGAAAAAAATTACCCCAAGAGAATTTCGTGATTTGTATTGTGATTTTGGTGGAATTCGATTAACTTTTAATGGAAAAGAAGATAAAAAAGGGCAAAAAGCATGTAGTCAATATGTAGATAATGTTGGTTGCAGCGTTCATTTAGGTCGTCCTTTAGCGTGTAGATTATATCCTTTAGGTCGTCAAATACAATTTGATGAAGCTCATTATATTTATGAAGGAAATCAATTTCCTTGTTTAACAGACTGTGCAGAAGTTTTAGAATTACCAAAATTGAGTGTTGGCGATTATTTAAAAGGACAAGGAGCAAATCCGTTTGAGAAAGCGCAAGATGAATATTTAAAGGTGATGCAAAATATTGCCAACATTGCTTTTGAGTTATTATTAGATTCTGGTTTAGCTGCCTCTGGCGATACAAAAACATTGGCAATTTGGAGAGAAATGGGTGACAAAACACCTGATGCTTTAACGGAAAGAATCGGTAAAGAATGGATAGACAGCTTAATGATTCCTGAAATAACGGATGTTATTGAAAATCCTATTTTATTTGCTCAAAAACACAACGATTTACTACTATTAAAAGCACAAGAAAAATTTGGAAGCTTACAAACACTTCAAGAACTTCATGAAGCTTCTGTTTTAATTATGGGAGTTGCATTGCATTTATCTAGAGGTTTAGGAGCTGACACAAAAGGAATTTCTGAGCTTTGGATAGAAACAGCAAAAAGCCATGGCGCTAACGAATAA